From Oscillospiraceae bacterium, a single genomic window includes:
- a CDS encoding metal-dependent transcriptional regulator: MKIQASAENYLETIYMLKRRIGAVRSIDIVNELGYSKPSISVAMKNLRENGCIEMDSDGYIRLTEKGAAVAEKMYERHTLFSRWLVSLGVDEKTAGEDACRIEHVISEESFAAIKQHTGRLGTEGS; this comes from the coding sequence ATGAAAATACAGGCGTCCGCTGAAAATTACCTGGAGACAATCTACATGTTAAAGCGGCGGATTGGAGCTGTCCGCTCCATCGACATCGTGAACGAACTCGGTTACTCCAAGCCCAGTATCAGCGTAGCCATGAAGAATTTGCGGGAAAACGGCTGCATTGAGATGGATTCAGACGGCTACATCCGGCTGACCGAAAAGGGCGCCGCGGTGGCGGAGAAAATGTACGAGAGGCACACCCTGTTCTCCCGGTGGCTCGTGTCTTTGGGGGTCGACGAGAAGACCGCGGGCGAGGACGCTTGCCGCATCGAGCATGTGATCAGCGAGGAGAGCTTCGCGGCCATCAAGCAGCACACCGGGCGTCTGGGCACGGAGGGCAGCTGA
- a CDS encoding DUF4830 domain-containing protein — MLVFTTRLTKRGLAVAVILAGVLLCGIILLVARLGADPQNVAEPTPAPRGIHDNDDRVAYLESFGWRVEPQPLEVQEVRIPDEFDPILQNYNEIQLSQGFDLSRHKGKRVIRYRYAILNYPQETFEVYADLLVDGDTVIGSDVHTAELDGFMAGLTRPDADEPPGAGAVTAPSQNTTAN; from the coding sequence ATGCTTGTCTTCACCACGAGACTGACAAAGCGAGGGCTGGCGGTCGCTGTGATCCTGGCAGGTGTGCTGCTGTGCGGGATCATCCTGCTTGTGGCACGCCTCGGGGCAGACCCACAGAACGTCGCCGAACCGACGCCGGCGCCGCGCGGCATTCACGACAACGACGACCGCGTCGCCTACCTGGAGTCCTTTGGCTGGCGTGTGGAGCCGCAGCCCCTGGAGGTCCAGGAGGTGCGCATTCCGGATGAATTTGATCCTATTTTACAAAATTACAACGAGATCCAGCTCTCGCAGGGCTTCGATCTGAGCCGTCACAAGGGGAAACGCGTCATACGCTACCGCTACGCGATCTTAAACTATCCGCAAGAGACCTTCGAGGTGTACGCCGATCTGCTGGTGGACGGGGACACGGTGATCGGCAGCGACGTACATACGGCTGAGCTAGACGGCTTCATGGCGGGGCTGACCCGACCGGACGCCGACGAACCTCCGGGGGCGGGCGCCGTCACCGCTCCCTCGCAAAACACCACCGCGAATTGA